TCCCCGGCGCGACGCTGTTCACCAGGACGCCGGAGGGCGCGAGCGCCACCGCCGCGGCGCGGGTGATGGAATCGACCGCCGCCTTGCTGGCGGCATAGGCGGCGTAGTTCGGCAGCGCCATGCGCGAGGCGGGCGAGGTGATGTTGACGATGCGCCCGCCGCCCTGCGCCGCCATGGTCCGGCCGGCCGCGGCGGTCAGGAGCGCCAGGGCCTTGACGTTGATCGCCAGCGTCCGGTCCCAGAGGGCCTCATTCATGTCGAGGAAGGCCTCGATGCCGCCATAGCCGGCATTGTTGACCAGGATGTCGAGCCCGCCCCAGGCCTCGGTCACCGCGGCGACGGTGCGCGTCGGCGCGCCGGGCGCGGTGAGGTCGCCGGCCAGCGGCAGCAGCGCCACGCCGGCGCTGCGGCAGAGGGCGAGGGTCTCCTCCACCCCCGCCGCGTCGAGGTCGGTCGCGGCAACGTCGACGCCCCGTCCGGCGAGGTCGAGGGCGATCTGGCGGCCGAGGCCGCCGCCGGCGCCCGTCACCAGGGCGCGCTTGCGCCAGATATCACTGTCCTTGGGCATGGCTTTTTCCATTGTTATTGCCCATGGTAACGTTACCATATGGATAGCGTCAAGAGCGGATGGGAGGAGGTCGGATCGATCTCAGCCGGCGCCCTCGCGATAGCGCTGCCAGTCGCGGTGCTGC
Above is a genomic segment from Labrys wisconsinensis containing:
- a CDS encoding SDR family NAD(P)-dependent oxidoreductase; protein product: MPKDSDIWRKRALVTGAGGGLGRQIALDLAGRGVDVAATDLDAAGVEETLALCRSAGVALLPLAGDLTAPGAPTRTVAAVTEAWGGLDILVNNAGYGGIEAFLDMNEALWDRTLAINVKALALLTAAAGRTMAAQGGGRIVNITSPASRMALPNYAAYAASKAAVDSITRAAAVALAPSGVLVNSVAPGMMDTQMQRATEAVLARIEGRADVEVFLAERTRRVPLGRRAEIAEVSAAVLWLALDAPPYITAERLNASGGLDRD